A part of Methanomassiliicoccales archaeon genomic DNA contains:
- a CDS encoding nicotinamide-nucleotide adenylyltransferase, translating to MSDSERVDCLLIGRFQPFHLGHLEVVRKIAKECDELIIGIGSAQLSHTFENPFTAGERHLMISRALREEGIKDYFLVPIVDINQYGIWVSHVRSMVPPFQRVYTNNPLTKRLFSEAGYEVSASPLFNRSHYSGTEIRNRMVAGDDWRRFVPRAVAEVIDSIDGVKRIRELMAQGEWDAGD from the coding sequence ATGAGCGACTCCGAACGCGTGGACTGTTTGCTGATCGGCCGCTTCCAACCCTTTCATCTAGGGCATCTGGAAGTGGTGCGAAAGATAGCCAAGGAATGCGACGAGCTGATAATCGGAATTGGCAGCGCGCAGTTATCTCACACCTTCGAGAACCCCTTCACCGCCGGCGAGCGCCATCTCATGATATCCCGGGCCCTGCGTGAAGAGGGCATAAAGGATTACTTCCTGGTGCCGATAGTGGACATCAACCAGTATGGCATCTGGGTATCGCATGTGCGCTCCATGGTGCCGCCCTTCCAACGGGTGTATACCAACAATCCATTGACCAAAAGGTTGTTCTCCGAGGCCGGTTACGAAGTGTCCGCGTCCCCTCTGTTCAACCGCTCTCATTACTCCGGCACGGAGATACGAAATAGGATGGTGGCCGGGGACGACTGGCGCCGCTTCGTACCGCGGGCGGTGGCCGAGGTCATCGATTCCATCGATGGCG